gtgtgtgtgtcatttaTGCAGTCTCTGTGCAGTGCCCCATCACAATCCAGCAATGGGCACAAGAGCCTCAGTTCTCAGGGGACGCtccctcattggctaagacagctgTGGGAGCGAGCTATTTGCTCCCACTCCTGTCAGAGCTAGTGAGCCAACAAGagtggggctgaggggggtgtgtgtgtgtgtgtgtgtgtgtgtgtgtgtgtgtgtgtgtgtgtgtgtgtgtgtgtgtgtgtacgcacAGAGGCTTACTCTGGGGTGTTGCATGCTgtaggggccaggagcgctggcgaGGATctggcctgctctgtgcaaaaccactacacagagcaggtaagtgttatTTCTCCGTCgtctagtcccccccccccccccccccccaggactgaGCTCTTATGCCAGAGCAGGTAATGACTCTTTACTGTTGGTAAACTAATAAATGCCTAAAtaggttttttaaacttttttttttattatccattTGGTTGTTCCGGTTACAAGCCTTGGACTATCTTAAATGGTTCTGAAGTGATTTTATTACTCAAATTTCCTCCTTTGCCTTTCAGACTTGTTCTGCGTATAGCAACAGATGACTCCAAGGCTGTGTGTCGGCTAAGTGTGAAGTTTGGTGCCACTCTTAAAACAAGCAGACTGCTTCTTGAGCGTGCTAAAGAACTGAACGTTGATATCATTGGCGTAAGGTATGGATCATTTTACAAAGTGTCCCCTAAATCTTAAGACTGTAAATATAAATTTGCATGGTCATGTTAAATGAGAAGGCTGGACTTCAGCTCCCCCCCTTGAGCATTAGGCAGTTTTGCTGAATAATTTAAGATTTTGTAAAGATGACATAGAAATATTAagtttacactttattttttatttttttagcttccaTGTTGGTAGCGGCTGCACAGACCCACAAACCTTTGTGCAGTCTGTATCTGATGCTCGCTGTGTCTTTGATATGGGAGCTGAACTTGGATTCAACATGCACTTACTTGACATTGGTGGCGGCTTCCCTGGTTCTGAGGATGTTAAGCTGAAGTTTGAAGAGGTAAAACTGCTGTATTTTTATTCAGTCTTGAACTTAGATTTTTGGCAACACTTTAAACTCCATAACATAAAATGCGCTTAAATAGTTGGGCTCACAAATTGATAAACTACAGGATTTACTTTTATGTCTACAATTTAGGATTAAGCGCATATATTCTGtgtgtattttattatatatttctttGACTGACCTTAGCGTTGCAATCGTTTTAAAGATGGAATATGCAGATGAGCTGCTTTAATGTAGATGGCACCATCTGAAGGCTTTTTGCTAGCCTTCTCAGTGTTTTGGCAGGGATTAAACATCTTTCCCCTTAAATTTTTTAGCAACTTGGTGTGCTCCTGCTAAAAGATTTATCAAAAaattgggagtttttttttttttttttcccctcaaaagcAGTATAGAATCTTTACTTTTTGTCTCTTAAATGTGTAAAATCTAGTACTCATTGTTTGTTTTCATTTAATTCTCTTCAGGTGACATCGGTGATAAATCCAGCCCTGGATAAATATTTCCCTGCTGACTCGGGAGTAAAAATTATTGCAGAGCCTGGGAGATACTATGTGGCATCTGCATTCACACTGGCTGTCAATATCATCGCTAAGAAAGTCATGCTGTCTGAACAGACGGGCTCTGATGGTATGTAGTGCACATGGATACAACTTGCTGTCATGCTGAATAAACCAACACCCTCTCCTGATCACTTGTTGATGCAGTAacctataatctttttatttgttttcctttttagatGAAGATGATGCTTCCAGTGACAAAACGCTCATGTACTATGTAAACGATGGCGTCTATGGCTCCTTCAACTGCATCTTGTATGACCATGCCCATGTCAAACCCATACTTCAAAAGGTATGCTTACAAGAGGTGCTGGGggggttattttttaaccacttgctgaccgcgttGCGtaaatatacatcggcagaatggcacggctgcgcaaagctgTGTgtgatataattttatatatatatatataatatgcttTGAATTTTGTGCCTATTTTCACCGGTGTCCCGCCATTgtgagaattatatatatatatatatatatatatatatatatatattcacaatgGCGGGACACCGGCGAAAATGGGCACAAAATTCAAAGCAacatataattttattatatatatatatatatatatatatatatatatatatatatatatatatatatatatatatatatatatatatatatatatatatatatatatatatacactgattgCTGTATTAATGACAATGGTGTCCAATGTCTCAGTCACACTAAAAATCTGTTAGTTGACTACAGTTGTCTGACCTCTTCAGTAGTCTTGGTTTGTGGCCTTAATTGGAAGCAGCTGCCAAGGTTCTTGTGGCATCTGACCATGACAGAACCTGCAGTCTCTTCCCACAAGGAGATTGCATACTAGGAAATGGTTTCAAATTTGTTATAGTACTGTTCTTGATGTACCAATATGGGCAATAGCATGCCACAAAGACTTGTGATGGCACATGATGTCTTCCCATAATGCAGGCAGAATGTGTTCTTTTGTTTCAAGTATTGGAATCTAAAGCCTGCTTTCTTTTTCATTGCAGAAACCCAAGCCTGATGAGAAATTATATTCTAGTAGCCTTTGGGGACCAACCTGTGATGGACTGGATCGCATTGTTGAACGATGTGGCCTACCAGAGctgcaggtgggggactggatGCTGTTTGAGAACATGGGTGCATACACTGTGGCTGCAGCTTCTACATTCAATGGATTTCAGCGACCAACTCTGTATTATGTCATGTCAAGACCACACTGGTAAGGAAACGGGCATACATTTTAAAGGGACTAATGGATGGGGAAAAGGTGTTAAAGGGAGTGAAACTAAAATGTCTCCTTTTCTCATAGGCAATTGATGCATACTATCCATGAACATGGTCTTGTTCCTGATGTCCCAGAGCTGAATGCTGTCCCTGTATCCTGTGCCTGCGAAAGTGGAATTGAGCTTAATGCCTCCACATGTACTTCTGCAAGTGTCAATGTctagtttatttatttaatgttgtAGTTGGTAGTAGTTCTTAGGATGACTATAGAAGGATTTAGTTTGGGACCATTATTTAATTTTCACTTTAGTTGAAATGTTCAGCGTTAATGCAACAAAATGGATGACTGTGAGATGGGGTCACAATTATCTGTGTTCCTATGGAAACTTTCTTTTTTAATTCCCTTTTTTTCAAACTGTATTAAAGATGCACAGCTGTCCCTCAAGCATTTGTAGCTTGTGTACTGGCAGAAAGTCATCTGACCTGtttttacataaaataaaatatgtttaaaaaaaagacgTCTCTCTAACTTGTAACTGGTATACATTTTTGTGTTGACACCTTTGCTTGCTATACAAGTTTTGGCAAACTGCACAGAAAggggctttaaaaaaacatcTTCAGACGTTGAAATCCTATTTTAGCTGCAGGCACACAAAGTAATGGTATATGGGGATTTAAGATGTGTGCCAAGCAAAACTATGGAGATGGGATTTGCTGACCTCATACTGAGAATGCCTTCTGTCTTACTTCTATGATGGGCTAAAACCATTAGTGCACATTCACATGGGATGCATCAAGGGGCTTCACAACTGGCTTTTGCCATCAGCAAAAAGTGTGTATGTATGCACATATAAAGGGCGACGGTTGGAAGTCGCAAGGAAAGCCATTCCACAACCTGGTATGTAAGAGCCAATGCTTCTATACCACCTAGCATTACCATGATGTGAAGTGTCTTCCAATATATTGGTCCCCAGAGACCCTCCCCCAGTTAATCAATACATGGTAGACTAATTCCTGCAATCTCCTTGTGTTTGGTGTGGGGGGGCCCTCTGCAAGGCATTTCTGCCATTGCTTGTGCATGATCCTTGCCATAAAGATGTGATACTTTTGCACACTTCCAATGGCAGTTTTTTTATAGAAGCTGAAAAGCCCTGCTCTCCATGGCTTCCTCAAAGTACAATTTCTGAGCCTTGCCCACCAGACATGTTTCCCCCATCTATGACAGGTCCTCCCTAATTGTTTCTAGGAAGCGGCACTCCTCTACCATCTCAATTCCATTAATCACCACTAGCTCATAGCTAACCTCCCGTAATTTGCTAAAAtcaatgatcatttttttttttttttttttttgtccttgctACATTGGATGGTACAAAGAGCTGAGCTCTTTGCACCATCCAACCATCACTCCTCCTTATTTTCCCCAATAATGTGTTTGCCAAGTTCTAACGGATCCTCAAAATGAAAAACACTATCAGTTTATAAAGTAAACAATCTTGTATTAAATGCTAAGCTAAAATCAAAGAGCATGCAGGCATAACGATTCTTATTTTCCAAATGAGACAACATGGAATACAAGGCCAATGCAATGGCGTTCCTCTGGATttcctttcagaaaaaaaaaaactggtagcTATCTAACCCTGTTGGCATATTCTGTTTAATGTACAAATTCTCAGCATTTCAATACAATAGGAGACAGGGCGATTCAACACTAAACCGGGTAATGCTGGATTTCTTTGGGGTTGAAACAATTGATAATTTTAAGCAAGAAGgcaccaccaacccccccccccccccccccccccctaaaacctTAAGATTCTGTTTTAAAGGACATCTGCCAATTGAAGGGCACTTAACATCCCAGGGAGTTATATCAGGTCCTGCTCATTCAGTCAACCCCAAATGCACATCCTCAGCagaaactaaagccctgtacacacagacgGATTTTTGACGGGAGTGGTCTAACAACCTGTTGGCCGAAAATCccaccgtttgtacgctccatcagacaattgtcggattttccgaggacaaatgtgggatggtttgtcagattatttttatttttctcaacatgTGTACAAAAGTTAAAACGTATGCTCGGagggctagggatgagcttcgtgtttgagtcaaactcatgttcgactaacatcgtatgttcgaccattatgggccgtttgcgccaaattccaGTGGTGTGTCACgggccataattcactgcggcattgctggctgattggtcaagcatgcactatgacccgcatgctttggccaatcatggcatgCAAAAAACGGAGGGCCAAAGcctgggtggctttggccaattatggctcaggctGTTTAGtatacgccccacactatataaggccacctcCATGGGCCTTGTGTAGTGGTGGTTAAGACCGAGAGTCTTTTTTGGAGTTAGAGCAGGCAGGCGtgtcagtgtgtagaggatatatatgcatcccgtTTGTGtatgtgtaattatatatatatatatatatatatatatatatatatatatatatatatatatataaatttctaTCCCTCAAATTTCACTAGCCAACTGAAAAATTgggtctggcgaggagctgggctgcctgggagagggGGGCGAGCAGACGGTCTCCCAGCGTTGTGGAAGAGGagttgctagctgcagtgttcggaGAGAGCTCTCTCTCATACAGCGTGTggtgacagtcccccccccccccccctccctcctccttctctctgcaTAGGACGGGAGACCAGTGAGAGCTGGTCAGTTTCTCTTCCTGTCTTGTGAACTTGTGACCCCGGTGCACATGGATGATGGGAGCCGTCGGATCATGGCTTCAGCAGCAGACCCAACTACTGTGTACATTCTGTCTTCTTGCCCCTCCAGCCAGGTCAGATATAAATCATCACTGTCTCCTTGTAAACCTCATGCTCCAGctttcccactttttttttttgctatctgaaATGGACTCTGTAATAATTAACCCTCTGTGTCCTTTCTAGAAGAGAACTGTGCTTTTCTTCTCtgcttcagcccaggttcacaccagtgcgattaGAGATGTCGCATGCGATTTGCACCTGTAGTGCCGatcgcatgcgatgtctgtgagatgcaagttcagccatacaattgtatggctgaactcgcattggattgGTACAGAAAAAAATCGCAGGGACTTGTTTTTTCCACACTAGAGTCAAATCACTTGAGTGTTCTCacctatgcaatctgattcctgtgcgagttaacagttcacactgcgatcaGTGAACTAAACTGGGGgtgttaacaatgtattgacacccgcagcggttcacagagggcagtgtgaactgcccacAGAAGACATACGGTGCGGCAACCGGCGCTGGAATTGCACTGCTTCCCGCATCGCATCAGTGTGATCCTGGGCTTAATTAACACATGTACACTGCCGCTTACCGAAATGGTTAAAGCTGcactcacacctgagcgtatttttcagacagaatgtcacatgtttttaccacaatttttgctgcgttttttgccccaattttgtacaggtcaaaaggtcaccaatgtaaaaagcagaaaaacgcctgtaatctgcctatAAAGaagttcatgtacttttttgagcttaggctctgttcacacccaggcctttttgggcatttttctgcTCTCAGCCATAGCTCTAAAAACAAATCCGATTAATTTCAAAGGCCCCTGTTCAGATCTGAGCGTTCTGTCACCTAAAGCAAAACGtccgtacaggaacttcttttttggcagattacagattattagtttttattttttttttttcttgtacattggtgaccttttcgacctgtacaaaatcgtggaGAAAAATAGCGtgactttctgcctaaaaactatacgctcaggtgtgaatgcagcctcaggtgttttactacaggcgacaaaatgctcagatgtgaacaggggctatttaaatgaatgggattttgcttgttgggtatttttcaggcatttttgatggcattttatgagctgaaaacactcaggtgtgaat
The sequence above is drawn from the Rana temporaria chromosome 4, aRanTem1.1, whole genome shotgun sequence genome and encodes:
- the LOC120936340 gene encoding ornithine decarboxylase 1, whose protein sequence is MNSFSNEDFDFSFLEEGFTARDILEQKINEVSLSDDKDAFYVADLGDIVKKHIRWFKALPRVTPFYAVKCNDSKAIVKTLSILGAGFDCASKTEIQLVQSIGVQPERIIYANPCKQVSQIKYAASCGVEKMTFDSEVELMKVARNHPNAKLVLRIATDDSKAVCRLSVKFGATLKTSRLLLERAKELNVDIIGVSFHVGSGCTDPQTFVQSVSDARCVFDMGAELGFNMHLLDIGGGFPGSEDVKLKFEEVTSVINPALDKYFPADSGVKIIAEPGRYYVASAFTLAVNIIAKKVMLSEQTGSDDEDDASSDKTLMYYVNDGVYGSFNCILYDHAHVKPILQKKPKPDEKLYSSSLWGPTCDGLDRIVERCGLPELQVGDWMLFENMGAYTVAAASTFNGFQRPTLYYVMSRPHWQLMHTIHEHGLVPDVPELNAVPVSCACESGIELNASTCTSASVNV